From Magnetococcales bacterium:
GGTCAGGCCCCGGTCCAGGGTGCTGAAGAGGCTCCCGCCGCTGCGGCAGCCCCTGCAGGTCAGCAGTGATTTTTTCTCCCGGACGAACCGTCTCTTCGGAAAGTCCGCGGTGATCAGTTGGTTGGAAAGGGGGACCGGTCGGTCCCCCTTTTCTTTCTCGGAAATGCTCTGGTTTGTCGGGCAGGGCATCGCGGAACCGGCGCCCCATTTTTGTACAAACAAAAGGGAAAACCGGAGTTTGAGCAAAATCATCTTGATTTTGCAAGGATTTTTGGCAGCTTTATCCCGTATTGGGCCAAGCTAGGGAACAGCGACACTTGCAAGAAGTGACCGATATGCCGTACAAATCTACAATTCCATCATGTCGAATGACGGATGCAGCCAATGACGACCAAAGGAAAGGCCCGATGATCACCCTGGTGGGAAATCTCAAGGGCGGGTGCGGCAAAAGCACCATCGCCTTTAACCTCGCCGTTTGGTTAGCCCATGGAGGGCACAAGGTAGTGGCCTTCGATCTTGATCCGCAGGCCACGTTGAGCGATGCCTCCGAAGTGCGTCGTGAAGAAGAGGTCTCTCCCACGTTGCGGGTTTTCCGCCCGGACAGCAACCCCATGCAAATTCTGAAGGATTTTCAGGAAGGGGAGGTGCTGATCGATGTCGGGGCGTCCAACCTGTGGGCCATGCGGCAGGCGATTGGCATGGCGGATCGCATCGTGATACCGGTTCCCCCCAGCCAGGCGGATGTCTGGTCCACGCAACGTTTTCTCGATATCAC
This genomic window contains:
- a CDS encoding ParA family protein, producing MITLVGNLKGGCGKSTIAFNLAVWLAHGGHKVVAFDLDPQATLSDASEVRREEEVSPTLRVFRPDSNPMQILKDFQEGEVLIDVGASNLWAMRQAIGMADRIVIPVPPSQADVWSTQRFLDITRETVAAKQKAKPELILFVNRADTHPGLKETSETYEVLKTIGGVRVLPCKIGQRTAYRRSFSEGRAVFELAPGSKAADEFLMLATELFPAPGMAMAG